Below is a genomic region from Campylobacter concisus ATCC 51562.
TTTTGTAGCGATTTTGGTTGCGATTTACATCATATTTTTTAAAAATAGAAAAAATAGCGACAAGGTAAGCACCAGCAACTTCGAAGAGTGCAGCAAATGTGGCGTCTTTAGCGATATTGATCAAATGGTGCTAAGAGACGGAAAATACATCTGTAAAGAGTGCATAAAGGGCGAGAGATGAAAATTTTGGGTGATGAGCTGATCAAATTTGAGCCATTATATCTTTGCAAAAGTGAAGATGAAATTTCAAACAGCAGGCAAAATCTCTTTAAATTTGATAGAAATTTTATAAAAAGAGCGTTAGAGGCTGGAGTAAGCTTTAGCATCATCGCAAATGGCATAAATGAAGCTATCGTTGCAAACGCGGCTGGAGCAAAATTTATTATCGCAGATATTGACATTGCAAAAGATCTAGCAAAGATTGCTGAGAATTATCTATTTGACGCGCTTATAGCTGTTTTGATAAAAGATGAAAGCGAGCTAGCACAGCTTGCAAAATTTAACGTCGATGCTGCGATCTTGCCAAACGCTATAAAAGAATAAGGACAAAAATGGAAATTTTTAAAACTGCTTTTTTAATGGTTACTTTAATGCTGATTTTTATCGCTGTTGGCGGATATATTGGAGGCGAGCATGGCATGATGATCGCCTTTTTGATAGCGGCTGGCACAAATATCTTTTCATATTTTTTTAGTGATACCATAGTGCTTAAAAGATATAACGCTATCCCGGTTGATGAGAGTAACGCTCACGGGCTTTATGAGATCATATCTCGCCTCACACAAAAGGCGAATTTGCCTATGCCAAAAATTTACATCATCCCAGAAGAAGTACCAAACGCCTTTGCCACAGGCCGCAATCCAAGCCACGCAGCTGTCGCGGTAACCGAGGGGCTTTTAAAAATTTTAAATGAAAACGAGATCGAGGGCGTGCTAGCTCACGAGCTAAGCCACGTAAGGCACTACGACATCCTAACTGGCTCAATCGCTGCCATACTAGCTGGTGCTATCGCAATGCTTGCAAATTTTGTTAAGGTTGGTGGTATTGCTGGGCAAAGCAACGGTTCAAGAAGAGGTGGCGGTAATGCCATCGTTATGCTAGCACTTGCTATACTCATGCCAATAGCTGCCACAATCATACAAATGGCGATCTCAAGGGAGCGCGAGTATAAGGCAGACAAGGGCGCAGCTTATCTAACAGGACACCCAGAGTGGCTGGCTAGTGCTTTAAGAAAGCTTGAGAGCTACTCAAATTCTTACGTTATGCAAAACGCGAGCGAACAAAGTGCTCATATGTTTATCGTAAATCCATTTGGCTCGCTAACTAACAAGCTTGGCGTACTTTTTAGAACGCATCCAAGCACTAGCGATAGGATCGCTGAGCTTCAAAGGCTTGAGCAAGAAATAAAAAGAAGTATGTAAAAATTTAGCCTTTAGTAAAATTTGGGCTGATTTTCTTCTTTTTACCATCTTTTTTGGCTTTAAATTTATAAATTTACAAAAATTTTAAATTTTATGAGTGAGTAATTTTGGATTTGATTTTAGTGGCAGGCTTTGCGAGGCTTAAAATCAGTAGTAGATTCTTGTGAGTAAATAAAATTTTAAAATTTACAAAAATATCAAATTTACAACCAAAAAACCAAAATTTAGCCCCAAATTTCACTGCAATTTCTTGCAGTCGCGATCTTCTATAGTGTACTCAAAAATAAGCTCACCATTTTCTGAATAAAAAAGCTCATCCAAGGTGACACCGATGCTTAGCATATTTAAGATCTCTTTATCTTTGCAAGCAGTTCGCAAATTCTCTTTTTTAATAGCTTCGATAAATTCTAAAAGCTCTTTCCCTTCAAGCCTTTTGATCTCTTGCTTTCTTGCGTGTTTGACAGCATATCTATAAATGAGCGTATCACCGACATTTAAGATATCATTAAGCGTAAGTGTTGGCGTGCAGATGAATGGGAGCTTTTTTTTGTAGTAAGTTGCATGATTTTTCGCTGCCATATCTGGCGTAAGAGCCAGGGCAAGCGAGCAAAAAAATAGTAAAAAAAGTGTTACTCGCAACTACTTTTATCCAAATTTATATCAAAAAAATGCCTACCTTCAAAGCCGTAACTACCACTTAGAGTGATGCCACGATTTAGCACAGCTCTAGCCATACCTGAGTTGCAAAGTGCATCTTTTCCATTTTTATAAAACTCATCTTTTAAAGCTAAAATTTGAGCTTTGTTGTAGCCTTTTATCTTCTTTGCCTTGGTCTCGTTTAAAACAAACTCACCATGTATGTCTAGCCCGCTGCTACTCACATCTTTTAGCGTAATCATCTCATCGACTCTGCTTGGTAAATTTGGCTTTGCGGTTTGGACGACAAAAGCTGGGATCTGCTTAGTGTCAAGCTGATTTAGTATCTGCTCATAAATCTTAAACTCGCTCTCTTGCACACCAAAAGCAAGGCTAGCAAGAGCTAATAAAACGATCTTTTTCACATATTTCCTTTATATAAATTTTCTGATGATGTTTGGAGAGAGTTTT
It encodes:
- the htpX gene encoding zinc metalloprotease HtpX → MEIFKTAFLMVTLMLIFIAVGGYIGGEHGMMIAFLIAAGTNIFSYFFSDTIVLKRYNAIPVDESNAHGLYEIISRLTQKANLPMPKIYIIPEEVPNAFATGRNPSHAAVAVTEGLLKILNENEIEGVLAHELSHVRHYDILTGSIAAILAGAIAMLANFVKVGGIAGQSNGSRRGGGNAIVMLALAILMPIAATIIQMAISREREYKADKGAAYLTGHPEWLASALRKLESYSNSYVMQNASEQSAHMFIVNPFGSLTNKLGVLFRTHPSTSDRIAELQRLEQEIKRSM